GTGTAGGAAGTCATTGTACCTGTTTTGAGGTATAAAACATTGCCGCTTATGGATTTGCTGACTGCAACCTTTTTACCTGTTTTAAGGTTTTTAACGTATATTTTAGACCAGTTTGACCCTGCTTTGACGTTCTCGCTGAACTTAACGTAGAGCGTATTTGTCCTGGAAATACCTGTGGTACCGCTTTTAGGGTAAAATGAACTTATTTTAGGTGCGGTCTTGTCTGTAATCTGGGCTGCTGCACTTTCTGCAGATACTGTGCTTAACAGGAACAGCCCCGCAACCAGCAGGATAATAAATATTGTTGTATTACGTCTCATTTAATTAATACTCCTTTAGTTTTGGGTTAAATAATTTAATATGTATGTATTTTGGATTTAGAGATTTATAATTTGGTTAATTTTCCGTTTAATGTTTAATATAAATCGGGTGCTGTTATAAACATACTTGGCTATTTATACAGTATATTTCCTTTTATAATCTTTTTGTTCGTGATCTTTCTGGAGTTTTAACAGTATGCTGCAAACGAGATGCATAAGTATATAAATCAAAAGGAACTATTTAAGATTGTTCATAAAAAGTCCCTGGACACATGTCCCTACGTGTCCAGGATCTTCTATATCAAAGTCGAACAATTCGATCTCCATGAGCACTTGCACCTATAAGTGCCTGGGAGCCTCTTTTAAAAAATAAACGAATGGTACCATCATGTCCTCCCTTCCGACACGCAAAGCTATATAAGTCATGAGGACCAACCATCTAAATGTATCATAAAAAGTCATTCTGGGCACTTGCTCCTAAGTGTCCAGAAACTTTTATGGGAAAATACTACTCGATCCTCCCGGCATATGATACAATAGGTTACGTATTCCTTGAAATAAAGCAAAGTTTCAGTATATCACATGCTATTCCTGGACACTCCCTCAAAGTGTCCAGGTGATAACCTATTTTTACGTATTTTGAATGGATTTATAGTAATATAAATATCATAGCTAATGATTTTTTTTAAGTTATACCATAAAAAAAGTTATGTGGATATTTAAAGACATATATATTTTAAGTAACTGCTGTTATTTTTTAACAAAATGTGGAGGAAATAATAATATTAACAGCGTAATATTACCATTTCCATGCACATGGATCAAAACCATGTACAAACATGATGTAAATGTTTAAACATTTAAATTTTGAGGTATAAGTTGCATTTCGTGATTTAATGTATTTTTCTTTTAATATGCATGCTTAATTCATGCATGTTTTAGAATATAAAAATTAAGTTAAGATCTGATTTCAAATTAAAAGAAAGTAACATATCGAAATGTATATATTCCCGTATCGTATATTTTATTTTACTGTGAATAACTTATTAAACCTGTAAATTTACACAATTATTTAAATTGCCTTTAACGTGCTAAAGCGATATGAATAGGTTATTGGCGTACTTTAACAAGGGGTTATTCACTAAAAAAAGGAGATAAAAAAATGTCAAGTGATACAGGATTATTCCCATCCAACGGGCACCGTATTCAGGGAAGATCAACCGAATCTTTTATAGATGCCCACGACGTGCTTTCAAGGTTGAATTTTAAAGGAAATGAAGTTTTTGCAGATATTGGCTGTGGTGACGGCCATGTATCTATGGAAGCGTATGATATGCTGGACGATGAGGCAACCATATATTCTGTAGATGTATTTGGGCCTTCCATTGAAGATATGGAAAAAGAAGTTGAGGAGAAGGGAATAAAAAATATTATTCCAATCCAGTCTGATGTAGCAGACCACATAGCTATCGAGGATAACACTGTAGATATATGCCTTCTGGTCAATGTTTTCCACCATTTTGTGGCAATGGAAAAAACTGACGGTGCCATTGAAGAACTTAAAAGAATTATAAAGCCTGAAGGAAAAATAGCAGTTATGGACTATAAAAAAGAGGATACTGGATACGGACCTCCTGTAAGGGTCAAAAGCAGCCCAGAAGAAATGGAAGAAATGTTTGCAAAACACGGCTTAAAAATGGTTCAGCTTGATACTGAAGCAGGGGAAGACCTTGAACACGGTAAATCCCATTATATTATAACATTTGGAAAATAAGATTAAGGAAATTTTATAAAATTTCTTTTCACCCTGTTTGAATAGGGTAAATCTTTAGTATGCATTTGGAAAATAAGATTAAGGAAATTTATAAATTTCCTTTCATTCTATTTTTTCTTAAATAATCATCAATAGCTCTTCTGATAAGATTTCCAAGGGGAATATTATCTTTTTTTGAGGACAGTTCTTTCAGATCGTTGTACATATCTTCTGGAAGTTTCATTGTAATCTGTCTTTCCACGTGATCACCTTATGTTTGAATTTCAGGCTTTTTTTTGCGAACAGGGTATACATACGGGGCTGTTATCCCATGAAATAAATGATTCTCCACACATCTTGCATATTAAAACGTTCTTTTTCTTCTTTTGCGGGACTTCAATTTCAACCATTTCCCATGAATATAAGTCTTCGCCTGCTTCCATTAAAATGGGTAAAACTTCTTCGTGGCGCACTTTTTTATAGTTCATAAACCAGTCGTGCAGCAGCGGATATTTTTCAGTCTTTTTAGGGTCTAAAAATATCCGTATGCCTTTCATATGCTTTTCGCCTTTATCTGCGGATCTATTTATGGTCACGGCCATTTTATCGTAGTCAAGAATTTTCACGCCTTTGTTACCAACGGTAGGAGTCCTTAAAATCTGAAATGCGTCTGGAACACAGTTCAATGTTTCGCAGGTAACAAAAATTCTCTCATCGTCCTTTATATCAAGCTCTCTTTTTGCTATATTCAACATCTGGTACCCTATATATGCCCCTGAGCTTAAATAGCCGTGAAATTTGATGATCTTCTCTAAATCCTTTTTGGTTTCAGGGTCTTTTACATTATTTATAATATCTTCCATACTTTCCATAAAATCACCCAGTGAGTTTTTATCGTTCATTGCTGTGTAAAATTTTACTGTAGATTTTTATATATCGGTTAATCTAAGCTGAACTTATTTAAAAAATTCCATTTATTTATTCAACAGTTTACATTTAATTAAATGTAATTTGCACAACATGAGCGTTAAAAATTATTTTTTAAATAATGTCCACAGGCCTGAATTGTCATTTAATATGTGGTAGTCTTTAATAGGAACTCGGTTTAATATCAATTTCAGCCCTGTGATGCTAATTTTAGGTATATTAATATGATCTGTTTTTCTGTTATTTACTGATTGCCTTATTTTATTTTTAAGCGTTTTACTTCCAAAACCGCCCCCAATATATGCCCATCCTTCGGGCTTTAAAACGCGGTAAATTTCCCTGAAGGATGCTTCTTTATTTTCCCAAAAGAACAGTGATCCTCTGCTAATAATTAAATCGGCAAAATCATCAGGAAAGGGCATTTCGTGGACATCACCGTTAACTGGAAATATCCTGTGGTGCAGTTCTTCGTCTATGATATTTTTCTTTGCAATCTGGTTCATTTCCTCTTCCATATCAAGGGAATATATGTTCAAATCAGTTACTTTAGAAACAGCAATTGCAAGTGCACCTGAGCCAGATCCAATATCGATGCAGATTCCTTCTTTGATTCCGCACCTCCTGATAATTTGATCTGCTATCTGTGGATAAACATCTTTAAAAATGGTTTTGGATCTGTTATCCATTTTTTTGGGGTCAGTTTTCATTTCTAAACTTCCATGACTCTGAAAACAAGTTCATCTCCGCAGACTCTGGAGTTTATCATCCCTCCACTTTGACTTATGGTGTTAAGCAGGGCTTCTGGCTTAGCTATTTCCACACCTGCAAGCATGTCTGCGCCGTAATCAAATAAAACATCACTCATAGTAGTGCTTGGCCCCATAACTATGGTGTAAGCATCTGCCATTCTGCACAGCTCCAGCACGCGTTCCATGGTTTTATTTATAAGTGTGGAACCGGTTACGATCACTATATCGCTGTCTGGAATCACATATTCTGCTGCTGCTGCGTTTATTATTCCCTTTTTAATGTTTAAAAGACATGGATTCATTTCCAAAACCCACAGTTCTTTGGCAAGTGCTTTAATTTCAGGGATGCGTGGGAATTTACCCACCATGGTGACTTTTTTATTTTCGCATGTCTCAAGTACTATATCAATGGCGTTTACTCCTGTTTTACCCTTAACTTTTACCATTGAATTTAATGCAGCCACTCCAATACTTGCTTCCACGAAATTCCATGAACGGGCATATTCTGCAAGTTCTAAAGTGCTTTTTTCATTGAGCTTTCCAAGGTCCTTGGTGTAGTTTCCGTGGGGTACTGGAATCCCGTAAGTTTTGCATACTCCTCCGTACCGGCCTTTAACACCAGTCCATGATGCGCCGACTCTCACGTCTTCTGCAACCGCGTCTTCGCCCTGTACTGCCCATATAAGATCGTCTAAAAGTTTCATTTCCTTCATCTTTGCACCTTTCTAAAGTCGTTGGTGTTTTAATTCTTGCGAAACGTAAATATAAACGTATCGATTGGGAAAAAATAAAAAATTTAAACATTGTTTATATCATCTAGATAAAGGATATCTTGGCACAACTGCTTAATTAAATCTTTTTCATGGCTCACAACCAGTACTCCAATATTTTGCTCTTCTGCTATGTCTAAAATCGTATTCCATATTTGGGCTTGGGTAATTGCATCTACCATTGTAGTTATTTCATCGGCTATTAAAAATTTAGTTTGGGGCCCTAAAGCTCTTGCGAGTGCAAATCTCTGAAGTTCCCCTCCTGAAAGCTCATTGGGCCACCGGTTAAGCCATGCACGTTTTATGCCAAATGATTGTAAAATTTCATTTGAAACATCGTGTCCCTCATTAAGAATGTCATTCATCTTCCATTTTGGGTTTACAGCTTTTTCAGGATGCTGAAATACAAGCTGCACAGGATTGTACCTGTTTGGTTGAATTTCGTTTCCATCTATGGATACATTTCCATGATACCTATTTTCATAGCCGGATAATATTTTACACAGGCTTGATTTCCCGCTCCCACTGTCTCCAATAAGTCCGAGTACTTCACCGCTTTTTAAGGAGATATTTACATCATTTAAAATCAGCTTATTTTTTTTATATCCAAAACTTATATCTTCACCTTTAAGGCGCACTGTTACACCCCTTTAACTTCTTTTATAATCACGTCCCCTTCGGTATCATAAAACACAGGAGTTTCATTAAAGTTTTCTTCTTTTTGGGCGGTATTGTTGCACCTGACCATGCCTCTGTTGATCTCTTTTAATGGAGGAGTACTGGTAGAACAGAGATCATTCCTTCTGGAGCATCTTTCGTAGAAAACACACCCTTCAATGATTTCGTCCTGCATTGGCTGGTGGCCGCCAATTTCATGAAACCCATTTTGGGGAAGTGCACTCCACAGTGCCTGGGTATATGGATGTCTTAAATTTTCACCTGCACCGCTGAAATCTTCAACATTAGCTAATTCTAAAACAGTTCCTGCATAAAACACTGCAATTTTATCAGATATTTTAAGTGCAGCCTCTATATCATGGGTTATAAGTATAACTGCACATCCCTTATCTGCCATTTCCTTGAAATAATTCAATGTTTCATCTAAGGTTTTTTCATCCAGTCCTGGAGTTGGTTCATCTGCAATTATGAGTTTTGCAGAGCTTATTACTGCGGTGGAAACTAAAACTCTTCTGGCCATACCTCCTGATAGTTCATGTGGGAACATCTTATCCACTTCTGGTTTCAAATCATACCTGCGGAAAATTTTTCTTTGAATATTTTTCATTAATTTTTTATCTTCCTCTTCTACATCTCCTATTACCTGGTCTGAAATCTTCATTAATGGATCCAGATAATTTATAGATTGGGGAACTAAGGCTATCTCTTTACCTCTAAGCTCTTCCTTTTTGCTTTGAGTAAGTTCTTGTCCATTATATTCTATTTTGCCATTAAGTGCAGCATTCGTCGGTAAAATTCCTAGAATAGCATGTGCTAAAAGGCTTTTACCAGATCCACTTGATCCCACCACTGCAGTAATTTCGCCGCGCCGCGCTTCCAGGCTTAAATTAGAAATTACATTTAATTTTGTCTGTCTAAGCCCGGAAGTATATTGGATAAAAGAAAGTGAAATGTTTTCTACCTTTAACAGGATTTCGCCTTTATTTTTTTCTTCATCATTTATATTCAGTAATTTTTTATTTAAAATCACACTTGTTTCACTATTGAATTTGTTAGCTATGCCAATTTCAGTACTGAAATCTTCTTCAATATTTATTTCAACCTTATTTTCCATATTTAACACCTTTATTCGTGTGCACTCTTTGGATCCATCAGTTTTCCTAAATTATCTCCAATCAGGTCAAATACCAGAACTACAATCAGCAGCGATAATCCGGGGAAGAATGCCAGCCACCAGTACCCCACTGACAGGTACTTCATGGACTCTGAAAGGATTATTCCAATTGCAGGTTCATGTGGTGAAAGCCCAAAACCAAGGAAAGTGGCTGAGGCTTCGTGTAAAATTGCGTGGGGAAACATTAAAATGGTACCTAGCAGTATCTGGGGAATTAAATGCGGCATTATATGTTTGGTAGCTACCCACCACTTGGACCTGCCGAGATTCTGGGAGATATGGATATATTCCTGAGTTTTAAGCTGCTTGATCTCTGCCCTCACAACCCTTGTTAAGCTTGTCCAGTGAGTTAATGCTACTCCCACAATAATTCCAACTGCACCGCCTCCAAGTCCAATAGAAATAAGGATTATTAAAAGGAGGTGTGGAATAGAAAGAAACAGGTCCACCAACCATGATACAAGGGCATCTGCTTTTTTACCGGCGCTTGAAAGCAGCCCTAAAATTATGGCCAGTGCAGAACTAAATGTGGATGCAATAGTTCCAATTACTATGCTCAGTCCAAGCCCTTCTATAGTCCTTGTGAGCATATCCCGCCCCATCCAGTCTGTCCCGAATGGATGTTCAATGGAAGGGGCAAGGTTTTTAGCTCCAAAATTCACTGGCAGTGATTCGCCGCTTAATAACCAGCTGGAAATTACTATTGTAATCAGTAAAACCGAGGTGAGGCCTATTATTAAAATGGTCTTTTGCCGCAGGTTCAACCCTTTAAATAACCCTTTTTTCATGGTTACAGTAGTGTTCATGCCTCTGCCTCCTGTTTTATCCTTGGATCAACGAATTCGTATATAATATCTGCTATTGTATTTCCGCAGAACACAAATACTGCGCTGACCAGAACTATTCCCAAAAGTAGGGGCACATCTGATCTTAACCCTGCAGCCACAGCGGCCTGCCCAATTCCTGGATATGAAAACACCTGTTCAACCAGTACCGCCCCTCCAAACAGTTCGCTGAACCCTAAAAACTGTAAAGTAACGGCAGGAAGTGCAACATTTCTAATTCCGTGTCTAAGTACCAGGTTTAATCCTTTTTCACCCCTTGCTTTTGCAAATAGTACATAGTCACTTGATAAGACTTCTGTTAGTTTTTCCCGTGTAAACATCGCAATCTGGGCAACTCCAATTAAGCTTAAAGTTAGTGCAGGCAGGATCAAATGATGCAGCCAGTCTAAAAATGTCACATTGCCGGAGGTGACACCTATGGGCACGCTTAGACCTATTGGAAACCATCCTAAATACACGGAAAATACCATCAGCAGGACCAGCGCCAGCCAGAAGGTGGGAGTGGCAGCAAGCATATAACAGTAAGTTTTTATTGTTTTATCTATCCACGTTCCCTTTTTCATTCCAGCGATTATTCCAAGTATAAAACCTAAAATTCCTGAAATTAACCAGGAAGTCATCATGAGGATCAGCGATGCCGTGAATTTTTCACCAATCACGTTCGTAACTGGAATTCTATAAATCAGTGAAGTTCCAAAGTCTCCTTGGGCTATGTTCCCTGCCCAGTTTAAGAATTTTTCCTGAGGGGGCATGTTAACTCCCCAGTATTCTTCAAGCTGAGCTTTATGCTCTGGAGTTATTGACATTTCTCCAATGTATGCCCTTACGGGATCTATAGGAGATTGTTCAACAAGCCAGAAGCTAACAAGACAAACTGCAATTAAAAGGCTTATTAATTTCAGGGTTTTTTTCCCTGCAAAGGCCCATAATTTTCCATTTCCAGAAAAGCTCCATAATTTTTCATATTTCAATTTAGTTACCCTCCGCCTGTAAGTTAATTTAAATAAAGATCAACATCAGAATTTTTATTTGATGTTCATTTTTTTAAAATTTAGATGTAATTGAGGTTGTTTAACTGGTTTTATTTTCATTTATGCGTTTCCATTCGTAGATATTCCCTAAAATGTCTTTTCCAGTGTTATTTTGAGGTGTTCCTATGTCAATGGTTTTATTTACCATGTACAGGTAGTCCTTAGTTGTTAACCACAGCCATGTTGCATCTCCTGCAGGTCCGTAACCTGTTTTTCCGTCATATGCAGCTAATTTCCAGTATTCTGTGGCCTGTGCCTGATCTGTGGATCTGAGGGCTTTTTCCAAATAACCGTCTACAACAGAACTGTTGTAAAGACCGGGGTTGTTGTATCCAGAATCTGCTTCTTTGCTGTGATACTGCATATACAGGCTGAATGTATCTGCACTACTGTACTGATATAAAACGGCTGAACTGTATTGTTTAGCGTAAATTTCATCCCAGTTTGCACCTATAAGGTCTATTTTTATCCCCATCTGTTTAGCCTGTTCGCTGACGGCCATAGAGAGGGCCTGTCTTGTCTGGTCTTCTGAATTATAGTATAACTTAAATTCTGCTTTGGTACCATTTTTTTCGCGGATTCCATCGCCGTCGCCGTCTTTCCACCCTGCATTTTCCAGCATTTTTTTGGCCCCTTCTATGTTTGAGTCATTGACTTTTGCTTTAGGGTTTCCAAAGCTGCGCTGGTCTACTCCAGTGTACTCAACATCTCCTTTTCCATACAGTACACCTTCAACAAGGGCAGTTCTGTTGATACCTATGTTCAGGGCTTTCCTGATGGTTATATCTGCAGTTACATTGTTGCCTATTACTTCTCCACTTAGACTTTTCTTACCTGTGTCATACTGCATAGGGAATGAAACCCCGTTTGCACTTGATGATGGGAGAGCAACTAAATTGTATCCATCTATACTTTGATTTGCATAGCTGTTATCAAGTCCTGCTAAGTCTACTTTGCCTGATTTAGCGGCTGCAAATGAAGAATCTTTATCTAAAAACAGTAGAGTTATTTTCTTGAAGTACGGTTTTTTTCCATAGTAATTTTCATTTAATTCCAGTATTGCCTGTTGTCCTTTATTCCACTGCACCAGTTTATAAGGTCCAGACCCTATAGGCTGCTGGCCGTAGGTTTCTTTTTGGTATGCATGTTCAGGTACAATTCCAACGTACCTAAGTCTCCATATAAAGCTGGACTGCGGCTCTTTTAGTTTGAATTTAACTGTTGTGCTGTTTACTGCCGTTGCATTTTCAAGATTGGACATGTCTAACTCTGAATTACTTCCAACTGCTGTGTTAAATGTAAATGCAACATCTTTCGCTGTTAAGGGTACTCCATCTGTAAATTTAACATCATTTCTTATATTCACAGTCCATGTCAACCCGTCAGAGCTGACTGAGTAATTTGTGGCAAGGTCATTTATTATGCTGCCGTTATCAGCTGATTTGAAGAGTGTACTTTGTATCAATGGCTCATAGTCCATATGGCCGCACCCCCATCCGTGGAGGGGATCAAACCCTTCTTCTGGTTCTGCATATGTCCCTGCTGCAGCAACTATGAGCTCATCTGCAGCTCTGGGAGTTGAACCGAGTGTCAGTGCAGCTGCAGAAATCACTAGAACTGCAACAACTGCACCTATAACTAAATATTGTTGATTTTTTTTAATTTGGATGCCTCCTAATCCGTTTTTAAGATAAAATTAAGTTTTTGAATGGTATTTACCACAAAACTATTTTTATGAATCCTAATGCCATTTTAATAATACTTTCTTGGTAAAAAACGTTATTCATGTAATACTATTCAAATCTAACTTAATATAAGCTAAATAAAATAAATTTACTATAAATACTTTTCTATATGCTAGTATTACTAATTTAAGAGATATTTAAAAGCTCGTATTACTTAAATCTATTTTGTAATGCTTTATTACTAAATTAAATTTATTAGGATGGATTGTAATACTAAAATCAAATTTTTGTACTATATTTTTACAAAAAAAGCTCTAAAAATTAATTTTCAGGTGAAAACCTGTAGGTATAGTTATATTAAGTCCATAATCTTATTTTTTAATTTATTAAAGATTGAATTTGAAAATAAAAATTAATAAACAATTTTTATGATAAATAGCTCATTAGTATTTAATTATTTAAAAAAATAAGTAAATACTGAAGAATTTTATATTTTCAGTATTCAAATTTAACTGGTCTGGTTTTCAATTCGTTTCCAGTCGTATATGTTGTTAAAGATATCTGAACCGTGGGGCTGGAGTCCTGGAGTCCCTATATCTAAATCATCTATCATGATGTAGACATATTTGAGGGTAGCCATCCACAACCATGTGGCGTTTCCTTTTTCAGAGTATCCTGTTGTCCCATCCCATGCAGCAGCTTTCCAGTAGTTATTGCTGCTGTTGTTAAAAGTTGTCATAGCTTTTCTTAAATTTTTATCTACCTCAGAATTGTTGTAGAATATCACATTATTGTATTTACTCCACTCTCCGCTGCCTGAACGAACACTGTAGTACCTCAAATACACATCAGTGGGGTCTATGGATCCGTAACCCCAGACTATTGGGGTTGAGTATGCAAGTGCATCAATTTCATCCCAGCTTTTACCCTCAACATTTATTTTTATACCCAGTTTTTGGGCCTGTTCAGCTACTGAAACAGCTAGTGCCTGTCTTGTCTGATCATCAGAGGGGTATACAAGGGTAAATTCTGCTTTTGTTTTATTTTTTTCCAGTATGCCGTCGTTATCAGTATCTTTCCAGCCCCCTGCATCCAGAATTTCACTTGCTCCTGTTGTATTTCCGTCTTTAAAAATAGCTGCTTTATTTCCAAATGGTAACCTGTCTACACCGGTGAATTCTTTAGATCCCTGTCCATTTAGTGCCCCGTTGATTAAGGCTTGCCTGTCAATTCCAATGTTCAGGGCTTTCCTGATTGCAGTATCGGATGTCACATTATTTCCAATGGTGTAATTATCATCAGTTTTTTCCCCTGTATCTGCCAGCATTGGGAAACTGATTCCTCGAGCGTCGATGGAATCAAGGGATATGCTCTTCATACCATTCACTGTTTGGTTTGCGTATGAATCTGGAATTTCGGCTATATCTACCTGTCCTGCCTTAGCTGCAGCAAAAGCAGCGTCTGATTTCATAAACAGAATGGTTATTTTTTTGAAGTAGGGTTTTTTACCATAGTATTCATCGTTCCTTTCAAGTATCACCTGCTGTCCTTTGTCCCACTGTACAAGTTTATATGGGCCAGATCCTATAGGCTGCTGGCCGTAGGTTTCATTGTTGTATGCATGTTCTGGAACGATACCTAATCCCATAAGTTTATAAATGAATGTTGACTGAGGATCATTTAATTTAAACTGGACTGTGGTATTATCTAAAGCAGTAGCACTATTTAACATGGATAAATCCATTCCACTAGTGCCATTGGCTGCTTTATTAAATGTAAATGCAACATCTTTTGCTGTTAAGGGTACTCCATCTGTAAATTTAACGTCATCTCTTATTTTAACTGTCCATGTCAACCCATCGCTGCTAACAGAATAGTTTGTGGCTAAATCGTTGACCAGGGATGTGTTATCTCTTTTAAAGAGAGTACTCTGGATAAGAGGTTCTGTTGTACTTGCCCATCCATTGATAGGATCAAAACCCCCTTCTGGCTCACCACTATGGCTAAACCCTCCAGCAACAACTAATTCGTCTGCAGCTCGGGAAGTTGAGCCAAATGACAGGGCAACTGCAAATATTACTAAAATCGCAATTACCGTGCCTATACTTAAATATAATTTATTTTTTTTAATTTTTAACGCCTCCTTACAATTAACCTAAGTTATTTGCAAAATATTTCCTCAAAAAATATTTTAAAAGTTATCAATATGGCCGTGCTCATACTTTTATAACCTGGAACATGATCTGAGTAATACTATACAAATTAAACTTAAGATAAGCGAAATAAAGTAATTTTAACATAAATACTTTTCTAAAGGTGAGTATTACTAAATCGGCAGGGATTTTATATGCAGTTATTAATAAAAATCGTTAACTAAATTATTATTAATTATTTAGGTTTAGTAATGATGATAGTATTACTTCATGTAGCTTTATGTGGTGTATCTACTATAGAAACGTTATTTGGGGATATAACAATAAAAAAGAGTAAAAAACTTAAATTATTCTGCAAATCATGGCCTGTTTTATTAGTTATGTACATTGGAAACTATTTAAACTGTTTAAAAAGTTAAAAATAAAATATTGTAAATTAAAATGAGGTTTGTCTTGAAAAACAAGGGTTATTATAAAAAATATAAAAGTGTTTATTTAATCAATTAGACCACATAAAAAGAGGTCATCAAAGAAGGGACACTTTCCCCTGCACCCCGAAGCTTTTTCGCATTCATCACAGCTTGATTTGCAGCTGCTATCTATGTAATCCCTGTAATCTGAAAACTTACTTTCCCATATCTCTTCAAAACCGAACTGTTTCAAATTGTAGTGGTAGCTGCTGTCGTTGCAGAAGGAACAAGGAGTCACATCAAGGTTTTCATCAATATAAACCGAAAAAAACCCGCACTCGCAGCTGTCTATCAGGTCAACATTTACGCCGGTGGCTTTCATCAGGACTGGAACAAAACAGGCATCAAAACCTATTTTCACACCGGTAACTGGATTATCTACAAGATCGAGGAACGATTTTAGTGGGCCTGCAGATTTTATGTTCCCGTCGTTTTCAGCCCGTCCAGTGGGTTTGTAGGTTAGGAATATGACTGAATTGAAATCTTTGATGTATTCATCGTATTTCCCATTTAAAAGGTCCACGGCGTCATTTATGGTGGTCTCTGAGATCACATAGTGGATATTTGCAAGGATGCCGTTATCTTTTAAGCAAGACCCAATTTCTGAAAGCTCTTCAGTGGTCAGGTCCCTGTAGGGGTCCCATGATATGGCCACTGCCCCGCAGTAATTCCTGGTGGCTTCCATGTTTTCTGGATTGAAAAACTTGCCGCTTGTGGTGTAATTTGGTATTATTCCAAATTTTTCCCTTGTTATCCTGATTATTTCTGTAAAATCTGGATGGAGGAGGGGTTCTCCACCACCAAGTGCAACTTGAAAGATACTGCCGTATTTTTCGCTTTTAAGCTCCTGAAGGGCAAAGCAGTAATCTTCAAGGGACATGAACTTGCCTTCTTCACTGCTTTTCCTGTAACAGTAACTGCATCTGTTTGTACAGTAGTTGGATATTGATATGTCCGCAAGTTCTGGCCAGGGTGCCATTTGAGGGTCTTCAGAAAAGTCTGCACCCCACCTGAAGGTAATTCCAGTTTCAGGAATTCCAACGAAGTTATATCCTTCAAAGTGTTTCCTTATCATCTAAAGATCTCTCGCATCCTCTTCGCAGTCGCATTTTGGATCGGTTGTCTGGGTAGCCCCAACACCGTAGAGGTCCTGGCTTTGACCTTTGACAACTATCCAGTTTATAATATCCCATAGTTCTTCATTGGAAAGCTTGCTGAAATCGGTTCTTGAGATTTCATCAGGATTTATACTGTCATCTAAAAAGACAGATTTTCCAATGTTGAATTTTTTCACGGTGAAGTAGTATTCTTCATCGTTTATTCTTGTTGTATGGCCTGTTTTTTTCAGTTCATCCTTTACGAATGTCAGTAGCTGTACAAGTCCAATTTTGTCTGTTTTTTTAAAGTGGTTTA
This window of the Methanobacterium veterum genome carries:
- a CDS encoding class I SAM-dependent methyltransferase, producing the protein MSSDTGLFPSNGHRIQGRSTESFIDAHDVLSRLNFKGNEVFADIGCGDGHVSMEAYDMLDDEATIYSVDVFGPSIEDMEKEVEEKGIKNIIPIQSDVADHIAIEDNTVDICLLVNVFHHFVAMEKTDGAIEELKRIIKPEGKIAVMDYKKEDTGYGPPVRVKSSPEEMEEMFAKHGLKMVQLDTEAGEDLEHGKSHYIITFGK
- a CDS encoding ribbon-helix-helix domain-containing protein: MERQITMKLPEDMYNDLKELSSKKDNIPLGNLIRRAIDDYLRKNRMKGNL
- a CDS encoding FmdE family protein, whose translation is MESMEDIINNVKDPETKKDLEKIIKFHGYLSSGAYIGYQMLNIAKRELDIKDDERIFVTCETLNCVPDAFQILRTPTVGNKGVKILDYDKMAVTINRSADKGEKHMKGIRIFLDPKKTEKYPLLHDWFMNYKKVRHEEVLPILMEAGEDLYSWEMVEIEVPQKKKKNVLICKMCGESFISWDNSPVCIPCSQKKA
- a CDS encoding class I SAM-dependent methyltransferase, with product MKTDPKKMDNRSKTIFKDVYPQIADQIIRRCGIKEGICIDIGSGSGALAIAVSKVTDLNIYSLDMEEEMNQIAKKNIIDEELHHRIFPVNGDVHEMPFPDDFADLIISRGSLFFWENKEASFREIYRVLKPEGWAYIGGGFGSKTLKNKIRQSVNNRKTDHINIPKISITGLKLILNRVPIKDYHILNDNSGLWTLFKK
- a CDS encoding DUF364 domain-containing protein — translated: MKEMKLLDDLIWAVQGEDAVAEDVRVGASWTGVKGRYGGVCKTYGIPVPHGNYTKDLGKLNEKSTLELAEYARSWNFVEASIGVAALNSMVKVKGKTGVNAIDIVLETCENKKVTMVGKFPRIPEIKALAKELWVLEMNPCLLNIKKGIINAAAAEYVIPDSDIVIVTGSTLINKTMERVLELCRMADAYTIVMGPSTTMSDVLFDYGADMLAGVEIAKPEALLNTISQSGGMINSRVCGDELVFRVMEV
- a CDS encoding ABC transporter ATP-binding protein, with product MRLKGEDISFGYKKNKLILNDVNISLKSGEVLGLIGDSGSGKSSLCKILSGYENRYHGNVSIDGNEIQPNRYNPVQLVFQHPEKAVNPKWKMNDILNEGHDVSNEILQSFGIKRAWLNRWPNELSGGELQRFALARALGPQTKFLIADEITTMVDAITQAQIWNTILDIAEEQNIGVLVVSHEKDLIKQLCQDILYLDDINNV
- a CDS encoding ABC transporter ATP-binding protein, with translation MENKVEINIEEDFSTEIGIANKFNSETSVILNKKLLNINDEEKNKGEILLKVENISLSFIQYTSGLRQTKLNVISNLSLEARRGEITAVVGSSGSGKSLLAHAILGILPTNAALNGKIEYNGQELTQSKKEELRGKEIALVPQSINYLDPLMKISDQVIGDVEEEDKKLMKNIQRKIFRRYDLKPEVDKMFPHELSGGMARRVLVSTAVISSAKLIIADEPTPGLDEKTLDETLNYFKEMADKGCAVILITHDIEAALKISDKIAVFYAGTVLELANVEDFSGAGENLRHPYTQALWSALPQNGFHEIGGHQPMQDEIIEGCVFYERCSRRNDLCSTSTPPLKEINRGMVRCNNTAQKEENFNETPVFYDTEGDVIIKEVKGV
- a CDS encoding ABC transporter permease, giving the protein MNTTVTMKKGLFKGLNLRQKTILIIGLTSVLLITIVISSWLLSGESLPVNFGAKNLAPSIEHPFGTDWMGRDMLTRTIEGLGLSIVIGTIASTFSSALAIILGLLSSAGKKADALVSWLVDLFLSIPHLLLIILISIGLGGGAVGIIVGVALTHWTSLTRVVRAEIKQLKTQEYIHISQNLGRSKWWVATKHIMPHLIPQILLGTILMFPHAILHEASATFLGFGLSPHEPAIGIILSESMKYLSVGYWWLAFFPGLSLLIVVLVFDLIGDNLGKLMDPKSAHE